From the Flavobacterium galactosidilyticum genome, one window contains:
- the mnmA gene encoding tRNA 2-thiouridine(34) synthase MnmA: MKRVVVGLSGGVDSSVAAYLLQQQGYEVIGLFMKNWHDDSVTISNECPWLEDSNDALLVAEKLGIPFQTVDLSEEYKEKIVDYMFNEYEKGRTPNPDVLCNREIKFDVFMKIALSLGADFVATGHYCRKTEIDINGETVYQLKAGADVNKDQSYFLCQLSQEQLAKSLFPIGELTKPEVREIAAQMDLITAEKKDSQGLCFIGKVRLPEFLQQKLQPKEGVIIQIDKNDPIYSIEKQLGLSLEEELKIASQKVPYTPQMGKVVGKHQGAHYFTIGQRKGLNVGGTTDPLFIIATNVETNTIYTGLTSMHPGLFKKVLRIEKDEVHWIRNDLALANGENVEYMVRIRYRQPLQKAILYQFENEMYIAFDEPQSAITEGQFAAWYSDDELIGSGVIS; this comes from the coding sequence ATGAAGCGTGTTGTTGTAGGACTTTCCGGAGGAGTAGATTCAAGTGTTGCGGCTTATTTGTTGCAACAACAAGGATATGAGGTTATCGGTCTTTTTATGAAGAATTGGCATGACGATTCGGTTACTATTTCTAATGAATGTCCATGGCTAGAAGATAGTAATGATGCGTTATTAGTAGCTGAAAAATTGGGTATTCCTTTTCAAACAGTTGATTTAAGTGAAGAGTATAAAGAGAAAATCGTGGACTATATGTTCAACGAATATGAAAAAGGGAGAACTCCAAACCCTGATGTGCTTTGTAACCGCGAAATAAAATTTGATGTTTTCATGAAAATTGCCTTAAGTCTAGGGGCTGATTTTGTGGCAACAGGACATTATTGTAGAAAAACGGAAATTGATATAAACGGCGAAACGGTTTACCAACTGAAAGCGGGTGCTGATGTAAATAAAGATCAGTCTTATTTTCTGTGTCAATTATCACAAGAGCAATTGGCAAAATCATTATTTCCTATTGGAGAATTGACAAAACCAGAGGTACGTGAAATTGCCGCGCAAATGGACTTAATTACTGCTGAAAAGAAAGATTCACAAGGATTATGCTTTATTGGAAAAGTACGTTTGCCAGAATTTTTGCAGCAAAAATTACAACCAAAAGAAGGCGTTATTATTCAAATTGATAAAAACGATCCTATTTATAGTATTGAAAAGCAACTAGGTTTGAGTCTTGAAGAAGAATTAAAAATTGCTTCTCAAAAAGTTCCTTACACACCTCAAATGGGGAAAGTAGTTGGGAAACATCAAGGTGCTCATTATTTTACAATTGGCCAACGCAAAGGTTTGAATGTTGGAGGAACTACTGATCCGCTATTTATTATTGCGACTAATGTTGAAACAAATACAATCTATACTGGATTAACAAGTATGCATCCTGGATTATTCAAGAAAGTATTGCGTATTGAAAAAGACGAGGTACATTGGATTCGTAACGATTTGGCTTTAGCCAATGGGGAAAACGTTGAATATATGGTTCGAATCAGATACAGACAACCTTTGCAAAAAGCTATTTTGTATCAATTTGAAAACGAAATGTACATTGCTTTTGATGAACCACAATCGGCAATAACAGAAGGACAATTTGCGGCTTGGTATTCAGATGATGAATTAATTGGTTCCGGAGTAATTTCTTAG
- a CDS encoding S8 family peptidase: MRKFYVFIFLVFTISGFSQQDAWVYFNAKPNAQFYFNSPLEMLSQKALDRRTNQNIDLDFKDIPIENSFVNQVKANAGITVMAQSKWLNAIHVRGSQVDINSLAILSFVSKIDFADKTLNQAGRIAKPFKLKQTGKSKKTKVEYAYGSSSNQIQMLNGQVLHQQNYKGSGKIIAIMDSGFPGVNTTQPFERLRDNGKILGGYNFVLRNSDFYSGDSHGTSVLSTMGGYKENSLVGTAPDASYYLFITEDDNSENPIEESLWVEAAEKADSLGVDIINTSLGYFDFDNTAYNHTYKDMNGATAFMSRGAEIAFSRGMIIVTSAGNSGGTSNPHVAVPADAVSVIAVGAVTPSKIVTSFSSTGPSYDGRIKPDVMAQGQVAVVSDALGNIVTANGTSFSGPIMAGMVACLWQAFPKKTNQQIKDILLKSSDKFLTPNNQYGYGIPDFGLAVSTTLTSESFSNDEFIVYPNPFSDFVTVSLPAKIEKGTLFIYTLTGHKISEQKVTPQSSMISLKSLEKGMYLYKMESVGFSKSGKIIKK, encoded by the coding sequence ATGAGAAAATTTTATGTATTTATATTTTTAGTATTTACGATTTCAGGGTTTTCTCAGCAAGATGCTTGGGTTTATTTTAATGCAAAACCCAATGCTCAATTCTATTTCAATTCGCCATTGGAAATGCTTTCTCAAAAAGCATTAGATAGAAGAACAAATCAAAATATCGATTTAGATTTTAAAGACATCCCGATTGAAAACTCTTTTGTCAATCAAGTTAAAGCCAATGCAGGAATTACGGTGATGGCCCAATCGAAATGGCTCAATGCAATTCATGTGCGAGGTTCACAAGTTGATATCAATTCATTAGCAATTCTTTCTTTTGTAAGTAAAATTGATTTTGCGGATAAAACATTAAATCAAGCAGGTCGAATTGCAAAACCATTCAAGTTAAAACAGACTGGTAAATCGAAGAAAACAAAAGTGGAGTATGCTTACGGTTCTTCTTCAAATCAAATTCAAATGCTTAACGGACAAGTTTTACACCAACAAAATTATAAAGGTTCTGGAAAAATCATTGCCATAATGGATTCTGGATTTCCTGGAGTAAATACAACACAGCCTTTTGAAAGATTAAGAGATAATGGTAAAATTTTAGGCGGTTATAATTTTGTACTGAGAAATTCTGATTTTTATTCAGGCGATTCACATGGGACCTCGGTTCTTTCTACAATGGGAGGTTATAAAGAAAATTCTTTAGTGGGAACAGCACCAGATGCTTCTTATTATTTATTCATAACAGAGGATGATAATTCGGAGAATCCTATTGAGGAATCCTTGTGGGTAGAAGCTGCTGAAAAAGCGGATAGTTTAGGAGTGGATATTATTAATACGTCTTTAGGGTATTTTGATTTTGATAATACAGCATATAATCATACTTATAAGGATATGAATGGCGCAACAGCATTTATGTCTCGAGGTGCTGAAATTGCTTTTAGCCGAGGGATGATTATAGTTACTTCGGCTGGTAATTCCGGTGGAACATCAAATCCTCATGTCGCGGTTCCTGCTGATGCGGTTTCAGTTATTGCAGTTGGCGCAGTAACTCCATCTAAAATAGTAACTTCATTTAGTTCAACAGGACCTTCTTACGACGGAAGAATAAAACCTGATGTTATGGCGCAAGGACAAGTTGCGGTTGTTTCAGATGCTCTTGGGAATATTGTTACGGCTAATGGAACTTCTTTTTCGGGTCCTATAATGGCTGGAATGGTAGCTTGTTTATGGCAAGCGTTTCCAAAAAAGACTAATCAACAAATTAAAGATATACTACTAAAATCATCTGATAAATTTTTAACACCTAATAATCAGTATGGATATGGAATTCCTGATTTTGGATTAGCTGTTAGTACTACCTTAACTTCTGAATCTTTTTCGAATGATGAATTTATAGTCTATCCTAATCCTTTTAGTGATTTTGTAACGGTTTCGTTACCAGCGAAAATCGAAAAAGGAACGCTTTTTATTTATACCCTTACTGGTCATAAAATTTCAGAGCAAAAAGTGACTCCACAGTCGTCCATGATTTCATTAAAGTCGCTAGAAAAGGGAATGTATTTGTATAAAATGGAATCAGTTGGTTTTTCTAAAAGCGGAAAAATAATTAAAAAGTAA
- a CDS encoding NAD(P)H-dependent flavin oxidoreductase, giving the protein MNKITELFKIKYPIIQGGMIWNSGYKLASAVSNAGGLGLIGAGSMYPDVLRGHIQKCKKATSKPFGVNVPMLYPNIDEIMKIIVEEGVKIVFTSAGNPKTWTSFLKDNGITVVHVVSSSVFALKAQDAGVDAVVAEGFEAGGHNGREETTTLTLIPIVKEKITIPLIAAGGIASGRGMLAVMTLGADGVQVGSRFAASIESSAHDNFKETIVNVKEGGTQLTLKELAPVRLIKNKFYQDVQDLYEKCPTKEELVVLLGRARSKRGMFEGDLVEGELEIGQIAGIIHEIKPAAKIVEEMISDFEKAREEVTNFQF; this is encoded by the coding sequence ATGAATAAAATCACCGAACTTTTCAAAATTAAATATCCAATTATTCAAGGCGGAATGATCTGGAACAGTGGTTATAAATTAGCAAGTGCCGTAAGTAATGCAGGTGGTTTAGGGTTAATAGGTGCTGGTTCTATGTATCCTGATGTTTTGAGAGGACACATTCAAAAATGTAAAAAAGCTACTTCAAAACCTTTTGGGGTAAATGTTCCTATGTTATATCCCAACATCGATGAAATAATGAAAATTATTGTTGAGGAAGGAGTGAAAATCGTTTTTACTTCGGCGGGAAATCCAAAAACATGGACTTCATTTTTGAAAGACAATGGAATAACGGTTGTGCATGTGGTAAGTAGCTCTGTATTTGCATTGAAAGCGCAAGATGCAGGCGTTGATGCAGTCGTTGCTGAAGGATTTGAAGCTGGAGGACACAACGGTCGGGAAGAGACTACTACACTCACGCTGATTCCTATAGTCAAAGAAAAAATTACAATTCCTTTGATTGCTGCTGGAGGTATTGCTTCGGGACGCGGAATGCTAGCGGTGATGACTTTAGGAGCTGATGGCGTGCAAGTAGGAAGTAGGTTTGCTGCATCAATAGAATCCTCTGCTCATGATAATTTTAAGGAAACGATCGTAAATGTGAAGGAAGGTGGAACTCAATTGACGTTGAAAGAACTCGCTCCAGTTCGATTAATCAAAAATAAGTTTTATCAGGATGTTCAGGATTTATATGAAAAATGCCCAACTAAAGAAGAACTTGTTGTGTTATTAGGAAGAGCAAGGTCAAAAAGAGGTATGTTTGAAGGGGATTTGGTTGAAGGCGAATTAGAAATAGGCCAAATAGCAGGAATTATTCACGAAATAAAGCCAGCGGCTAAAATTGTTGAGGAAATGATTTCCGATTTTGAAAAAGCACGAGAAGAAGTTACTAATTTTCAATTTTAA
- a CDS encoding DUF4268 domain-containing protein, with amino-acid sequence MYSKEENQRLKREFWIEFAQKFPRKWMLYDTKIKDFSFKFYVDNKKAQVLIDIEHRSDEKRIAYFEKLEALKNILEEEFIKDLVFEKEHTLESGKNISRIWVEKLNVGVSNRKYWNEIFEFYNEKMNALELFYSEYDSFIKDIEIL; translated from the coding sequence ATGTACAGCAAAGAAGAAAACCAAAGATTAAAGCGTGAATTCTGGATTGAGTTTGCACAAAAATTTCCCCGCAAATGGATGCTGTACGACACTAAAATTAAAGATTTCTCTTTTAAATTTTATGTAGACAATAAAAAAGCACAGGTTTTAATTGATATCGAACATAGAAGTGACGAAAAAAGAATTGCCTACTTCGAAAAACTGGAAGCACTAAAGAACATTCTCGAAGAGGAATTCATCAAAGATTTAGTTTTTGAAAAAGAACACACTCTAGAAAGCGGAAAAAACATCAGTCGCATTTGGGTTGAAAAACTAAATGTTGGCGTTAGCAACAGAAAATACTGGAATGAAATTTTTGAGTTTTACAACGAAAAGATGAATGCTTTAGAACTATTTTATTCAGAGTACGACTCGTTTATCAAAGATATTGAGATCCTTTAA
- a CDS encoding NUDIX hydrolase, giving the protein MDFQEFLQFVPKIVNASLPALQSHLKMGPLERLQHYESIVSSEKVPKMAGVLMLFYPKNNSPHIVLIIRNSYIGIHSAQIAFPGGKHEIDDIDFAFTALRETHEEIGVESDKIEIIKAFTKMYITPSNFLVYPFLGISKEELDFKPDPSEVSEIIELPLSVLLNDATVVNTNVSTSYLGNIDINAFEIENKIVWGATAMMLSELKDVINEVLSGSN; this is encoded by the coding sequence ATGGATTTTCAAGAATTTTTACAGTTTGTTCCTAAAATAGTTAACGCTTCACTTCCTGCATTGCAATCGCATCTTAAAATGGGACCATTAGAACGATTACAGCATTATGAAAGTATAGTTAGCAGTGAAAAGGTGCCTAAAATGGCTGGAGTACTAATGCTTTTTTATCCTAAAAATAATAGTCCGCATATTGTACTGATTATACGAAATTCTTATATAGGAATTCATTCAGCACAAATTGCTTTTCCTGGTGGGAAACATGAAATTGACGATATAGATTTTGCTTTTACGGCACTTAGAGAAACGCATGAAGAAATAGGAGTAGAATCGGATAAAATTGAAATCATTAAAGCATTTACAAAAATGTACATTACTCCAAGTAATTTTTTGGTTTATCCTTTTTTAGGGATTAGTAAAGAAGAGCTTGATTTTAAGCCTGATCCAAGTGAAGTTTCGGAAATAATTGAATTGCCTTTGTCTGTTTTGTTAAATGATGCCACAGTGGTTAATACTAATGTGTCCACATCGTATTTAGGGAATATTGATATTAACGCTTTCGAAATTGAGAACAAAATTGTGTGGGGTGCAACAGCAATGATGTTAAGTGAATTGAAAGATGTTATAAATGAAGTTTTGAGTGGTTCAAATTAA
- a CDS encoding lysophospholipid acyltransferase family protein, whose translation MGLFKRNPFGHILFIKKWLIRIFGGITHRRYRGFNQLQIEGSEIIRDLPETNVLFISNHQTYFADVVAMFHVFNASLSGREDTIKNVCYLWQPKMNIYYVAAKETMRAGLLPRIMAYAGAISVERTWRAKGVDVQEKKEVNPDDTENIRIALNDGWVITFPQGTTKSFKPVRKGTAHIIKQYRPIVVPIVIDGFRRSFDKKGLRMKKKGILQSFIIKEPLDIDYDNDTIDEIVEKVEYAIEQHPSFLKVIPAEIVKEQEELNKTRRWEY comes from the coding sequence ATGGGATTGTTTAAGCGAAATCCTTTTGGGCATATACTATTTATAAAAAAGTGGTTAATTCGAATTTTTGGTGGTATTACGCATAGAAGATATAGAGGTTTTAATCAATTGCAGATTGAAGGCTCAGAAATTATAAGAGATTTACCTGAAACTAACGTACTTTTTATTTCCAATCACCAGACTTATTTTGCTGATGTAGTAGCTATGTTTCATGTTTTTAATGCCAGTCTTAGTGGGAGAGAAGACACTATTAAAAACGTATGTTATCTATGGCAACCTAAAATGAATATTTATTACGTTGCTGCCAAAGAAACCATGCGAGCGGGATTACTACCTAGAATTATGGCTTATGCGGGAGCTATTTCTGTTGAACGCACTTGGCGAGCTAAAGGAGTAGATGTGCAAGAAAAAAAAGAAGTTAATCCAGATGATACTGAAAATATAAGAATTGCATTAAATGACGGTTGGGTTATTACTTTTCCTCAAGGTACAACTAAATCCTTTAAGCCTGTGCGTAAAGGTACGGCTCATATTATAAAACAATACCGACCTATAGTTGTTCCTATAGTTATTGATGGTTTTCGTCGTTCATTTGATAAAAAAGGTTTGCGCATGAAAAAGAAAGGGATTCTACAATCCTTTATTATTAAAGAGCCTTTGGATATTGATTACGACAACGATACTATTGATGAAATTGTTGAAAAAGTAGAGTATGCAATTGAGCAACATCCCTCATTCCTAAAAGTAATCCCAGCTGAAATTGTAAAAGAACAAGAAGAATTAAATAAAACCCGTAGATGGGAATATTAG
- a CDS encoding glycosyltransferase family 2 protein, with protein sequence MQLSVIILNYNVRYFLEICVLSVQTALSNIDSEIIVVDNNSQDDSCEMIKQRFPNVTLIQNNDNIGFPKGNNIGVARAKGEYICILNPDTVVAEDTFLKILAFAKEQKDLGIIGCKLIDGAGNFLPESKRGVPTPWVAFTKIIGLHKIFPKSRLFCKYYAGHLEENQTGKVDILVGAFMVMKRDLYLEVGGFDEECFMYSDDIDLSYVVSKTGRANYYFHETTVIHYKGESTIKDGTYMKRFQEAMNFFYKKHFSSDDLQSLFFTFFMKIGIIFFSFIKKFQGQAKFKRKPICFELYSSCPEMAKKLTATLQNKVAYHDLKTEKEVISYLNKCAVGAEVVLDNEFISFKECIAVLELAVNRGFTFKIRPKNANFLIGSNNSNEIGEVIKIE encoded by the coding sequence ATGCAGTTATCCGTCATTATACTTAATTATAACGTTCGATACTTTCTCGAAATTTGCGTTTTAAGTGTGCAAACCGCCCTTTCAAACATTGATAGCGAAATAATTGTAGTCGATAATAATTCGCAGGATGATAGTTGTGAAATGATCAAGCAGCGTTTTCCAAACGTGACACTCATTCAAAATAATGATAATATAGGTTTTCCAAAAGGCAATAATATTGGTGTAGCACGTGCAAAAGGAGAGTATATTTGCATTCTCAATCCTGATACCGTTGTTGCTGAAGATACATTTTTGAAAATATTGGCTTTCGCCAAGGAACAAAAAGATTTAGGGATAATAGGATGTAAACTCATTGATGGTGCAGGAAATTTTCTGCCGGAAAGTAAGCGAGGTGTTCCTACTCCTTGGGTCGCTTTTACTAAAATTATAGGATTGCATAAAATATTCCCCAAATCAAGACTTTTTTGTAAATATTACGCTGGACATTTAGAGGAAAATCAAACTGGAAAAGTAGATATTCTTGTAGGTGCTTTTATGGTAATGAAACGGGATTTGTATCTTGAAGTTGGCGGATTTGATGAAGAATGCTTTATGTACTCGGACGATATTGACTTATCGTACGTTGTTTCTAAAACCGGAAGAGCTAATTATTATTTCCATGAAACAACCGTTATACATTATAAAGGAGAAAGTACAATTAAGGATGGAACCTATATGAAACGTTTCCAAGAAGCTATGAACTTTTTTTATAAAAAACATTTTAGTTCTGATGACCTGCAGTCGTTGTTTTTTACTTTTTTTATGAAAATCGGAATCATTTTTTTTTCTTTTATAAAAAAGTTTCAGGGGCAAGCTAAATTTAAAAGGAAGCCAATCTGTTTCGAACTTTATTCATCATGTCCAGAAATGGCAAAGAAATTGACTGCAACTTTGCAAAATAAAGTCGCCTATCACGATTTAAAAACAGAAAAAGAGGTAATTTCGTATTTAAATAAATGTGCAGTTGGTGCTGAGGTAGTTCTGGATAACGAATTTATTTCTTTTAAAGAATGTATTGCAGTTCTCGAATTGGCAGTAAATAGAGGTTTTACCTTTAAAATCAGACCAAAAAACGCTAATTTTTTAATAGGAAGTAACAATAGCAATGAAATAGGAGAGGTTATTAAAATAGAGTAA
- a CDS encoding dihydrolipoamide acetyltransferase family protein has translation MARFELKLPKMGESVAEATITNWLKQVGDKIEADEAVLEIATDKVDSEVPSEVSGTLVEQLFGKDDLVQVGQTIAIIETEDGEVMPIVKEEVAPAAVAEVEKMVEVAKENVAAPVDFSESEKFLSPLVKNIAKEEGVSVAELASIAGTGKEGRVTKNDILEYVKNRTSQPAAAAPVAPVQKVVAAPVAQKAAPVSVSGGDEIIEMDRMRKLIAGYMVASVQTSAHVQSFIEVDVTNIVKWREKNKNAFEKREGEKLTYTPIFMEAVAKALKDFPGMNISVDGDYIIKKKNINLGMAASLPNGNLIVPVIKNADQLNLVGMAKAVNDLGGRAKAGKLKPDDTQGGTYTVTNVGTFGSVFGTPIINQPQVGILALGAIRKMPAVIETPEGDFIGIRQKMFLSHSYDHRVVDGALGGSFVKRVAEYLEAFDVNRDL, from the coding sequence ATGGCAAGATTTGAATTAAAACTTCCAAAAATGGGAGAAAGCGTCGCAGAAGCAACTATTACAAACTGGTTGAAACAAGTTGGCGACAAAATTGAAGCTGACGAAGCGGTACTTGAAATTGCAACTGATAAAGTAGACAGTGAAGTGCCAAGCGAAGTTTCAGGAACTTTGGTAGAACAGTTATTTGGAAAAGACGATCTGGTTCAAGTAGGTCAAACGATTGCAATAATTGAAACTGAAGATGGAGAAGTTATGCCAATTGTTAAGGAAGAAGTCGCTCCTGCTGCTGTTGCCGAAGTAGAAAAAATGGTAGAAGTTGCTAAAGAAAACGTTGCTGCTCCTGTTGATTTCTCTGAATCTGAAAAATTCTTATCGCCTTTAGTTAAAAATATAGCTAAAGAAGAAGGAGTTTCTGTTGCGGAATTAGCTTCTATTGCTGGAACAGGAAAAGAAGGGAGAGTAACTAAAAATGATATTTTAGAATACGTAAAAAATAGAACAAGTCAACCAGCCGCTGCGGCTCCGGTTGCTCCAGTTCAAAAAGTAGTTGCAGCTCCAGTTGCTCAAAAGGCGGCTCCAGTATCTGTTAGTGGTGGCGATGAAATTATTGAAATGGACAGAATGCGCAAGCTTATTGCGGGTTATATGGTCGCTTCAGTACAAACATCGGCACATGTACAATCGTTTATCGAAGTGGATGTGACGAATATTGTGAAATGGAGAGAAAAAAATAAAAATGCTTTCGAAAAAAGAGAGGGAGAAAAGTTGACTTATACTCCAATTTTTATGGAAGCTGTTGCAAAAGCATTGAAAGATTTTCCAGGAATGAATATTTCTGTTGATGGTGATTATATCATCAAAAAGAAAAATATCAATCTTGGAATGGCTGCCTCATTACCTAATGGAAATTTAATTGTTCCTGTAATTAAAAATGCGGATCAATTGAATTTAGTAGGAATGGCAAAAGCGGTAAATGATTTAGGTGGACGTGCTAAGGCTGGAAAACTAAAGCCAGACGATACGCAAGGCGGAACTTACACCGTTACGAATGTGGGTACTTTTGGAAGTGTTTTTGGAACACCTATCATCAATCAGCCACAAGTGGGAATTTTAGCACTTGGAGCTATTCGTAAAATGCCTGCTGTGATTGAAACTCCTGAAGGAGATTTTATTGGTATTCGTCAAAAAATGTTCTTATCGCACAGTTACGACCACAGAGTTGTAGATGGAGCGTTAGGAGGAAGTTTTGTGAAACGAGTAGCAGAATATTTAGAAGCTTTTGACGTGAATAGAGATCTGTAA
- a CDS encoding 3'-5' exonuclease, producing MELKLSKPICFFDLETTGIDIGKDRIVEISIFKVFPNGNKESKTWLVNPTIPIPPQTTAVHGITDEKVANEPTFKELAAQVHNMIKDSDLAGFNSDRFDIPLLAEELLRAGVDFDMKGKVSVDVQTVFHKMEERTLSAALKFYCGKSLENAHSAEADTMATYEILKAQLDRYPELENDMKSLSEFTTRKKIADFAGMIAFDKDNEEIFTFGKHKGMKVDKILETEPGYFSWIQNADFPLYTKKVLTAIKLRKLNTK from the coding sequence ATGGAACTTAAACTCAGTAAACCAATTTGCTTTTTCGATCTTGAAACTACAGGAATTGATATCGGAAAAGATAGAATTGTAGAAATCTCAATATTCAAAGTTTTTCCTAACGGAAATAAAGAAAGTAAAACATGGTTAGTGAATCCAACGATTCCAATTCCGCCACAAACCACCGCTGTACATGGAATTACAGACGAAAAAGTGGCTAACGAACCTACTTTTAAAGAACTAGCAGCACAAGTTCATAATATGATTAAAGACAGTGATTTAGCTGGATTTAATTCAGATCGTTTTGATATTCCGTTACTAGCTGAAGAGTTATTGCGCGCTGGAGTTGACTTTGATATGAAAGGAAAAGTTTCAGTTGATGTACAAACTGTTTTTCATAAAATGGAAGAGCGCACCTTGAGCGCAGCACTTAAATTTTACTGTGGTAAATCACTAGAAAACGCCCATTCTGCAGAAGCAGATACAATGGCGACTTACGAAATTCTGAAAGCGCAATTAGATCGTTATCCCGAATTGGAAAACGACATGAAATCATTGTCTGAATTTACAACAAGAAAGAAAATTGCTGATTTTGCAGGAATGATCGCTTTTGATAAAGATAACGAAGAGATTTTTACTTTTGGTAAACACAAAGGTATGAAAGTGGATAAAATTCTAGAAACAGAACCGGGCTACTTCAGTTGGATTCAGAACGCTGATTTTCCTTTATATACTAAAAAAGTTTTAACGGCCATTAAGTTAAGAAAGCTGAACACAAAGTAA
- a CDS encoding fumarylacetoacetate hydrolase family protein: MKIICIGRNYTNHIEELKNERPTEPVVFMKPDSAVLLKQHPFVIPEFSEDVHHEVEIIVKINKVGKYIETKFAHKYYDEISVGIDFTARDLQVKLKAKGLPWEKAKAFDGSAIIGEFLPKSQFSSLENITFELKKNNETAQIGNSSLMLWKIDELISYVSQFFTLKIGDIIFTGTPEGVAAVKPDDVLEGFLEGQQLFRIQVK, from the coding sequence ATGAAAATAATCTGCATCGGTAGAAATTATACCAATCATATAGAAGAATTAAAGAACGAAAGGCCTACGGAACCTGTTGTTTTTATGAAACCAGATTCGGCTGTTTTGTTAAAGCAACACCCTTTTGTAATTCCAGAATTTTCGGAGGATGTGCATCACGAAGTCGAAATTATTGTCAAAATAAATAAGGTTGGTAAATACATCGAAACTAAATTTGCACACAAATATTATGACGAAATTAGTGTAGGAATCGACTTTACTGCTCGTGATTTACAAGTTAAATTAAAAGCTAAAGGATTGCCGTGGGAGAAAGCTAAAGCTTTTGACGGTTCAGCGATTATAGGTGAGTTTTTGCCTAAAAGCCAATTTAGTTCGTTAGAAAATATTACTTTCGAACTCAAGAAAAACAATGAAACAGCACAAATAGGTAATTCCAGTTTGATGTTATGGAAAATTGATGAGCTGATTTCCTATGTTTCTCAGTTTTTTACATTAAAAATTGGCGATATTATCTTTACAGGAACTCCAGAAGGAGTTGCGGCAGTAAAACCAGATGATGTTTTAGAAGGTTTTTTAGAAGGACAACAACTATTTAGAATACAAGTAAAATAA
- a CDS encoding Hpt domain-containing protein has protein sequence MAINYNLSKVYALSDNDPEFVNEILNLFVTEVPEDLMQIKEGIKKKDHKHAYAYAHKIKPTLDLMGLNVAFEEILQVEAWTKSEGKKKDIKETFKSVKSQVKEAIKEIKKDFDL, from the coding sequence ATGGCAATAAATTATAACCTTTCAAAAGTGTATGCGCTTTCAGACAATGATCCCGAATTTGTAAATGAAATTCTAAATTTGTTTGTTACAGAAGTTCCCGAAGATTTAATGCAAATCAAAGAAGGTATAAAAAAGAAAGATCACAAGCATGCATACGCTTATGCGCACAAAATAAAACCAACACTTGATCTGATGGGTTTGAATGTAGCTTTTGAAGAAATTCTTCAAGTCGAGGCATGGACAAAATCTGAAGGTAAAAAGAAAGATATTAAAGAAACTTTTAAGAGTGTGAAGTCGCAAGTCAAAGAAGCAATTAAAGAAATTAAAAAAGATTTCGATTTGTAG